A region from the Rhodothermus sp. genome encodes:
- a CDS encoding site-specific integrase has translation MGVGTVKLVLRLNRRRSDGSVPIYLRLTRNRRVRFLATGIYVRPEDWNAERQEVRRTHPLHATYNRHLRNWKLQAEKALLETGSADRAKLLLKGGGHRLLLELGQEQADRLLEAGRFWSYKQQRVLLAKLKAYQPNARLEDLTPTFVKGFQRFLERIGNGPNTIRKNLQCLRRLWRYTVEQGLLDPAHDPFRGVQLPKEVIPERRRLSFEDLKRLAQLELPPPPAVEALARDAFLLATYSGGVRFGDLCRLTLNNLRGLESDRCWLCYRMRKTGRLLEVPLPPVALEIIRRWDGPWRPFIFPFLRPHDLRDENAIRRRISSANAIVNQQLKRLARMAGIERPETLSMHVARHSVADLARRFGDLYTISKLLGHANVRITERYLASFDRQALEELACRLWSE, from the coding sequence ATGGGGGTAGGAACGGTTAAGCTGGTATTACGCCTCAACAGGCGACGCTCAGACGGTAGTGTGCCGATCTACCTGCGTCTCACACGCAATCGACGTGTGCGCTTTCTGGCAACAGGCATTTACGTGAGGCCGGAAGACTGGAACGCGGAGCGCCAAGAGGTTCGAAGAACGCATCCGCTGCACGCTACCTACAACCGGCATCTGCGAAATTGGAAACTTCAGGCCGAAAAAGCGCTGCTTGAAACCGGATCGGCGGATCGAGCCAAGCTACTGCTCAAAGGAGGCGGCCACCGTCTGCTGCTTGAGTTGGGCCAGGAGCAGGCCGACCGACTATTAGAGGCGGGGCGTTTTTGGTCGTACAAGCAGCAGCGCGTACTTCTGGCCAAGCTTAAGGCTTACCAGCCCAATGCTCGCTTGGAAGACCTTACGCCTACCTTTGTGAAAGGCTTTCAACGGTTTCTGGAGCGCATTGGCAATGGGCCTAACACCATTCGAAAGAATCTTCAATGCCTGCGTCGGTTATGGCGCTATACGGTCGAACAGGGGTTGCTTGACCCGGCGCATGATCCTTTTCGGGGCGTGCAACTGCCCAAGGAGGTTATTCCGGAGCGGCGCCGGCTTTCCTTTGAGGATCTTAAGCGGCTTGCCCAGCTGGAGCTTCCGCCACCGCCGGCGGTGGAAGCTCTGGCCCGCGATGCCTTTTTGCTGGCAACCTATAGCGGCGGCGTGCGCTTTGGAGACCTGTGCCGGCTTACCCTAAATAACCTTCGAGGGTTGGAATCAGATCGATGCTGGCTCTGCTATCGCATGCGCAAGACCGGCCGATTGCTCGAAGTTCCTTTGCCCCCTGTGGCCCTTGAGATTATCCGTCGGTGGGATGGTCCATGGCGCCCGTTCATTTTTCCGTTCTTGAGGCCGCATGACCTGCGCGACGAAAACGCGATTAGGCGGCGCATTTCTTCGGCAAATGCGATAGTAAACCAGCAGCTGAAGCGCCTGGCACGCATGGCCGGCATTGAACGCCCCGAGACCCTTTCGATGCACGTAGCGCGCCACAGTGTTGCCGACTTAGCCCGTCGATTTGGCGATCTGTACACGATTTCTAAGCTACTTGGGCACGCCAACGTTAGGATCACCGAGCGCTACCTGGCAAGCTTTGACCGCCAGGCATTGGAGGAGCTGGCATGCAGACTCTGGTCAGAA
- a CDS encoding serine hydrolase domain-containing protein — MKGSVLLVLASALLCMLLFTACQDLISDNLCLPGIDLEKLHTQLKQELPSGLKGYTYLIMKNGQVKFTRSKGYARSPSDGLQYWDEFQKMHVASISKTITTVATMRLLKVKGLSLDEKFSKYLPPDWEIGRNVSSLSFRDLMSHRTGFLDVVNEDTTRSQRSGLARDAQFLDVVNEDTTLSTVYDRLNTMVARGANGMKTRKYSNVHHALLRIILPILEDHPYTGGAIYDEARTARRYEQIVKLQVFVPLGIGGAALQDNDPNAGVLAYSSASDLSGVFETFDYRLRAGGYG; from the coding sequence ATGAAGGGATCTGTTTTGCTCGTTCTGGCATCTGCCTTACTCTGTATGCTGCTTTTTACTGCGTGTCAGGATTTGATTTCTGATAACCTGTGTCTACCCGGTATTGATCTAGAAAAACTGCATACGCAATTGAAGCAGGAATTACCCAGCGGGCTTAAAGGATATACCTACTTGATTATGAAAAACGGACAGGTAAAGTTCACACGCTCCAAGGGGTATGCGCGCAGTCCAAGCGATGGCCTGCAATACTGGGATGAATTTCAAAAAATGCATGTGGCTTCCATCAGCAAGACCATCACTACGGTGGCCACCATGCGTCTTTTGAAGGTGAAAGGCCTGAGCTTGGATGAAAAGTTTTCCAAGTACCTGCCACCTGATTGGGAAATTGGCCGCAACGTTTCAAGTCTTTCCTTCAGGGATTTGATGAGTCACCGTACTGGATTCCTTGATGTGGTCAATGAAGACACAACTCGATCGCAGCGCTCCGGTTTGGCCCGAGATGCTCAATTCCTTGATGTGGTCAATGAAGACACAACCCTGTCTACCGTCTATGATAGGCTGAACACCATGGTTGCCCGGGGAGCCAATGGAATGAAGACGCGGAAATATTCAAATGTGCACCACGCGCTGTTACGCATCATTCTACCCATCCTTGAGGACCATCCTTACACGGGTGGTGCCATTTACGATGAAGCCCGTACTGCCCGCCGCTACGAGCAGATCGTGAAGCTCCAGGTTTTTGTCCCACTGGGCATTGGAGGAGCAGCGCTTCAGGATAATGACCCTAATGCAGGCGTACTGGCCTACAGCTCAGCCTCGGATCTTTCGGGAGTTTTCGAAACCTTCGACTACAGGCTGCGTGCTGGCGGCTACGGATAG
- a CDS encoding TerB family tellurite resistance protein — protein MAGRLQELALLYLIAASREGLPVGDGRLEAVIDQLQARCPTMPPDQLRTLVLEAFDVLLAAEDPEALLQATLEAVEPHLSRAQRQAVLHDLLRIVEADGIVMESERQLLNLIARRWGLEPPYERGRVLDPGQEDIPEVLIPLALLYLVLAHGVDHELTRQERQIIVRKLRAWCPKLTEQQLAAVLQEAIDRYAEGLTDADLRAAAEAVKLALTPAQRLTAFHDLVQIANADGTFLDTEEDLLNELVHLWELAPHVHTSGLAPA, from the coding sequence ATGGCCGGCCGGCTGCAGGAGCTGGCCCTCTTGTATCTGATTGCGGCGTCGCGGGAAGGGCTGCCGGTTGGTGATGGACGCCTGGAGGCGGTGATCGACCAGTTGCAGGCGCGTTGTCCCACCATGCCCCCGGACCAGCTACGGACGCTGGTCCTGGAGGCCTTCGATGTGCTGTTGGCCGCTGAAGATCCAGAGGCGCTGCTGCAGGCTACCCTGGAAGCCGTTGAACCTCACCTCTCCCGGGCGCAGCGTCAGGCGGTGCTGCACGATCTGCTGCGTATTGTGGAGGCCGACGGCATCGTAATGGAAAGCGAACGCCAGCTGTTGAACCTGATAGCCCGCCGCTGGGGACTCGAACCGCCTTACGAGCGTGGACGCGTCCTTGACCCAGGACAGGAGGATATTCCAGAGGTACTTATCCCTCTGGCTCTGCTCTACCTGGTACTGGCGCATGGGGTCGATCATGAGCTAACCCGTCAGGAGCGGCAGATCATCGTGCGTAAGCTGCGCGCCTGGTGTCCGAAGCTGACCGAACAGCAACTGGCGGCCGTGTTGCAGGAGGCCATCGATCGCTACGCCGAAGGCCTGACGGACGCGGATCTTCGGGCTGCAGCCGAGGCGGTCAAGCTGGCTCTTACACCTGCGCAGCGGTTGACAGCCTTTCACGACCTGGTGCAGATCGCCAATGCCGACGGCACCTTCCTGGACACCGAGGAAGACCTGCTCAACGAGCTGGTCCATCTCTGGGAACTGGCACCACACGTGCATACCTCCGGCCTGGCACCAGCTTAG
- a CDS encoding bifunctional acetate--CoA ligase family protein/GNAT family N-acetyltransferase, with protein sequence MEVRPATDQHDPSHELFQPPRLHLDAIFKPHSVAVIGASERPGSVGRMLLWNLISNPFGGTVYPVNPRRTNVLGIRAYPSVKAIPEPVDLAVIATPAPTVPGVVQECVEAGVQGAVIISAGFKEIGDEGRRLEEQLLTIARKGGMRIIGPNCLGVMRPVTGLNATFASTMARPGTVGFISQSGALLTSILDWSLEENVGFSAFISIGSMLDVGWGDLIYYLGNDPYTKSIILYMESIGDARSFLSAAREVALQKPIIVIKAGRTEEAAKAALSHTGSLAGSDEVLSAAFRRTGVLRVDSIADLFYMAEVLAKQPRPEGPRLTILTNAGGAGVLATDTLVQGGGQLAELSEETVKRLNEFLPPHWSRSNPVDILGDANPERYAKALEVTLVDKNSDGLLVILTPQAMTEPTQTAEQLRRFAQSRKPILASWMGGVEVAAGRKILNRAGIPTFQYPDTATRVFNYMWRYSYNLRALYETPSLPDDEIDGGPDREQARQVIEKVRREGRTLLTEHEAKQVLAAYRLPVTPTRLARTAEEAIAAAGELGYPVVLKLHSLQITHKTDVGGVQLNLRTPDEVQQAFETIRHSLEARGLSDAFDGVTVQPMVSVRDGYELIIGSTIDPQFGPVLLFGAGGTLVEVYRDRALGLPPLNTTLARRMMEQTKVYRALRGVRGRPPVNLDRLEKLMVRFSQLVVEQPWIREIDVNPLLAAPDQIVALDARIVLHPPEMHEEELPRPAIRPYPRQYMGTWRLKDGSPVLIRPIRPEDEPLLVDFHHKLSERSVYLRYASLLKLSQRVAHERLARLCFIDYDREMALVAEWRSPQTGRPEILAVARLTKIYGTNDGEFAMLVRDDVQGKGLGTELLRRLIQIGEVEGLERIVADILVQNQAMQHVCQKLGFRILRGDDPADPMVKAVKVLRVSAEHESLAKA encoded by the coding sequence ATGGAAGTCCGGCCTGCGACCGATCAGCACGATCCCTCTCATGAGTTGTTTCAGCCGCCTCGTCTGCATCTGGATGCCATTTTTAAACCGCACAGCGTGGCTGTTATCGGTGCGAGTGAGCGTCCGGGCAGTGTAGGACGGATGCTGCTCTGGAATCTGATCAGCAATCCATTTGGCGGCACGGTCTATCCGGTCAATCCTCGCCGCACGAATGTGCTGGGCATTCGGGCTTATCCTTCGGTGAAGGCGATTCCTGAGCCGGTGGATCTGGCTGTCATTGCCACGCCTGCCCCTACGGTGCCCGGCGTTGTGCAGGAGTGTGTGGAAGCCGGGGTTCAGGGGGCCGTGATCATCTCGGCCGGCTTTAAAGAGATCGGCGACGAGGGACGGCGGCTGGAGGAACAGCTCCTGACGATTGCGCGCAAAGGGGGCATGCGCATTATCGGACCGAACTGTCTGGGCGTGATGCGGCCTGTCACCGGGCTGAATGCCACCTTTGCCAGCACCATGGCACGGCCGGGTACAGTGGGTTTCATCAGCCAGAGCGGAGCGCTGCTGACATCGATTCTGGACTGGAGCCTGGAAGAGAACGTCGGTTTCAGCGCCTTCATCTCGATTGGCTCGATGCTGGATGTAGGCTGGGGCGACCTGATCTACTATCTGGGCAATGACCCGTACACGAAGAGCATTATCCTCTACATGGAGTCGATCGGCGATGCCCGGTCGTTTCTGTCAGCTGCTCGCGAAGTGGCGCTCCAGAAGCCGATCATTGTCATCAAGGCCGGGCGTACCGAAGAAGCGGCAAAAGCGGCGCTTTCGCATACCGGCTCGTTGGCCGGGAGCGACGAGGTGCTCAGCGCAGCGTTTCGGCGGACGGGGGTGCTACGCGTCGATAGTATTGCCGACCTGTTCTACATGGCTGAAGTGCTGGCCAAACAGCCTCGTCCGGAAGGCCCCCGGTTGACCATTCTGACCAACGCAGGGGGCGCTGGTGTACTGGCCACCGACACGCTTGTCCAGGGGGGCGGCCAGCTGGCTGAGCTCTCGGAGGAGACGGTAAAGCGACTCAATGAATTCCTGCCGCCGCACTGGAGCCGTAGCAATCCGGTGGACATCCTCGGCGATGCCAATCCGGAACGCTACGCGAAGGCCCTGGAGGTGACGTTGGTCGATAAAAACAGTGACGGCCTGCTGGTTATTCTGACGCCGCAGGCGATGACCGAGCCTACCCAGACGGCAGAACAACTCCGCCGTTTTGCTCAGAGCCGCAAACCGATCCTGGCCAGCTGGATGGGTGGGGTAGAGGTGGCCGCCGGACGAAAGATCCTGAACCGTGCTGGCATCCCTACCTTCCAGTACCCTGATACCGCCACGCGCGTGTTCAACTACATGTGGCGCTACAGTTACAACCTGCGGGCCCTTTATGAAACGCCGTCGCTGCCCGATGACGAAATCGATGGAGGCCCCGATCGAGAGCAGGCTCGCCAGGTTATTGAAAAAGTCCGCCGGGAAGGACGCACGCTGCTGACCGAACATGAGGCCAAACAGGTACTTGCCGCCTACCGCCTGCCCGTTACCCCCACCCGTCTGGCACGTACGGCCGAGGAGGCCATTGCGGCTGCCGGAGAGCTGGGCTATCCGGTGGTGTTGAAATTGCATTCGCTTCAGATTACGCATAAGACAGACGTAGGCGGAGTGCAGCTCAACCTGCGTACGCCCGACGAAGTACAGCAGGCATTTGAAACAATCCGGCATAGTCTGGAAGCTCGCGGTCTGTCCGACGCATTCGATGGCGTTACGGTGCAGCCAATGGTGTCTGTGCGGGATGGCTATGAGCTGATCATCGGAAGCACGATCGATCCGCAATTCGGGCCCGTCTTGCTCTTCGGGGCAGGCGGGACGCTTGTAGAGGTCTACCGCGACCGGGCGCTCGGTTTGCCGCCGCTCAATACTACGCTGGCGCGACGCATGATGGAACAGACAAAGGTGTATCGGGCGTTGCGGGGCGTACGCGGACGGCCGCCCGTCAACCTCGACCGGTTGGAGAAGCTTATGGTGCGCTTTAGCCAGCTGGTGGTCGAGCAGCCCTGGATCCGGGAGATCGACGTAAATCCGCTGCTGGCCGCGCCCGACCAGATCGTAGCATTGGATGCCCGAATCGTGCTGCATCCGCCGGAAATGCACGAGGAGGAGCTACCGCGTCCGGCCATTCGTCCCTATCCCCGCCAGTACATGGGCACCTGGCGGCTCAAGGATGGCTCGCCGGTGCTGATTCGTCCCATTCGCCCAGAAGATGAGCCGCTGCTGGTAGATTTTCACCACAAGCTTTCAGAGCGTAGCGTTTACCTGCGCTACGCCAGCCTGCTCAAGCTCAGCCAGCGGGTGGCCCACGAGCGACTGGCCCGCCTCTGTTTCATCGACTACGACCGGGAGATGGCCCTGGTGGCTGAGTGGCGAAGCCCCCAGACCGGTCGTCCTGAGATTCTGGCTGTGGCTCGCCTGACCAAAATCTACGGCACGAACGACGGCGAATTCGCTATGCTTGTGCGTGACGATGTGCAGGGCAAAGGGCTGGGTACCGAGCTCCTGCGACGGCTCATCCAGATCGGCGAGGTCGAAGGACTGGAACGCATCGTAGCTGACATTCTGGTACAGAACCAGGCCATGCAGCACGTGTGTCAGAAGCTGGGTTTCCGTATTCTCCGAGGCGATGATCCAGCCGATCCAATGGTCAAGGCGGTTAAAGTGTTACGTGTATCGGCCGAACATGAATCCCTTGCAAAAGCGTAA
- the glmM gene encoding phosphoglucosamine mutase, translated as MSEKPVLIASISGIRGIFGAGLGPEELVRYAGAFGAWLHRQTAKRCPRVVVGRDGRVTGPVCARIVTATLQSVGCEVIDAGMATTPTVEVAVQVVAADGGIVLSASHNPAEWNALKLLNRKGEFLTPDEARQVLMLAEARTLPLVTWEQLGSYAVRDFLDEHIQRILALDFIDPERIRRRQFRVVVDGINSVGAVALPVLLRRLGVAEVMLVNGEPNGRFAHPPEPLPEHLQETMQAVADTDADLGLVVDPDADRLALIADGGVYVSEELTQVIAADFLWRFREGPFVTNLSSSRAIDEVATRYGMPVYRAAVGEIHVVQKMKEVGAVLGGEGNGGVILPEVHYGRDALVGAAMVLQHLANLEQSLSELVATLPRYAMVKHKLPLDHLEADQILQRLAERYAHARITTIDGLKIDLEEGWVHLRKSNTEPILRIYAEARTPDEAISLVQRFVEELQTIR; from the coding sequence ATGTCTGAGAAGCCCGTTTTGATTGCGTCGATTTCTGGCATTCGGGGTATTTTTGGAGCCGGGTTGGGACCTGAGGAGCTGGTGCGTTATGCGGGTGCTTTTGGAGCCTGGCTGCATCGGCAGACAGCAAAGCGGTGCCCTCGTGTCGTAGTGGGGCGTGACGGACGTGTAACTGGACCAGTCTGTGCCCGCATTGTAACGGCGACGCTTCAAAGCGTGGGGTGTGAGGTGATTGATGCCGGAATGGCTACGACGCCAACCGTCGAAGTGGCCGTGCAGGTGGTCGCTGCCGATGGAGGCATTGTGCTTTCAGCCTCACACAATCCGGCCGAATGGAATGCGCTGAAGCTGCTCAACCGTAAGGGGGAGTTCCTGACGCCAGACGAGGCCCGTCAGGTGCTGATGCTGGCTGAAGCCAGAACCCTGCCGCTGGTGACCTGGGAGCAGCTGGGAAGCTACGCCGTGCGCGATTTTCTGGATGAACACATTCAACGAATTCTGGCGCTGGATTTTATCGATCCCGAACGCATTCGACGCCGGCAGTTCCGGGTAGTGGTGGATGGCATCAACTCGGTAGGAGCCGTGGCATTGCCCGTATTGCTGCGGCGGTTGGGAGTGGCCGAAGTGATGCTGGTCAACGGCGAGCCGAATGGTCGCTTCGCACATCCCCCCGAACCACTGCCCGAGCATCTGCAGGAGACCATGCAGGCGGTGGCCGACACCGACGCCGACCTGGGATTGGTCGTGGATCCCGACGCCGATCGTCTGGCACTCATTGCCGATGGCGGCGTGTATGTCAGCGAGGAACTGACCCAGGTGATTGCGGCCGATTTTCTGTGGCGCTTCCGGGAGGGGCCATTTGTCACCAACCTATCTTCTTCACGGGCCATCGATGAAGTGGCTACCCGTTACGGCATGCCTGTCTATCGGGCAGCCGTTGGCGAAATCCATGTGGTTCAGAAAATGAAAGAGGTTGGCGCTGTCCTGGGGGGTGAAGGCAATGGTGGGGTAATTCTGCCTGAGGTGCACTACGGGCGCGATGCGCTGGTGGGGGCAGCCATGGTACTTCAGCATCTGGCCAATCTGGAACAGTCGCTCTCGGAACTGGTAGCCACGTTGCCCCGCTACGCGATGGTCAAGCACAAGCTTCCCCTCGACCACCTGGAGGCCGATCAGATCCTGCAGCGGCTGGCTGAGCGCTACGCGCATGCTCGCATCACGACCATCGACGGACTGAAAATTGACCTGGAAGAAGGCTGGGTGCATTTGCGAAAATCTAACACCGAACCCATCCTTCGCATCTATGCCGAAGCGCGAACGCCTGACGAGGCAATCTCCCTGGTCCAGCGTTTCGTTGAGGAATTGCAGACAATTCGGTAA
- a CDS encoding COX15/CtaA family protein, with translation MMGLRWSIPVSPYDHRARARWWFALLTAFFTLALISWGGFVTTIDAGMAVPDWPSSFGSYDPFKTGFHDPTDPSAQWWDRTPILAEHGHRLLGALVGLLTIGLAVWTWRRDPRRWMHQVGFAALGLVIFQGILGGLRVTENSLTLAAVHGATAQLFFSLIVAIALFTSPAWLEARAIPAEAPPLERLRHLALWTIGALYGQIILGVLLRHPGQGIAINFAVVHIAGAFVVTGLVLAVFIHVQKHFEDNLLLSRAAWAMLWIVALQFALGLSAYLVLLYETPVALRSALQVTLRTAHVATGALLMGSTVVLALLALRRRAAATASVVIPELTTTPQTNL, from the coding sequence ATGATGGGTTTACGCTGGAGCATTCCGGTTTCTCCGTACGATCACCGGGCGCGTGCACGCTGGTGGTTTGCCCTACTGACAGCCTTTTTCACGCTGGCACTGATCTCTTGGGGCGGCTTTGTAACCACGATCGATGCTGGCATGGCGGTACCCGACTGGCCTTCGTCATTTGGCTCGTACGACCCGTTTAAAACAGGTTTTCATGACCCCACCGATCCCTCAGCACAATGGTGGGATCGCACGCCGATTCTGGCCGAACACGGCCATCGGCTGTTGGGTGCCCTGGTGGGATTGCTGACCATAGGGCTGGCGGTGTGGACCTGGCGGCGCGATCCTCGCCGCTGGATGCACCAGGTGGGCTTCGCCGCGCTGGGACTCGTCATCTTTCAAGGCATCCTGGGCGGCCTACGAGTCACTGAAAATTCGCTTACGCTGGCGGCCGTACATGGCGCGACGGCTCAGCTCTTCTTCTCGCTCATCGTAGCCATAGCCCTCTTTACCTCACCAGCCTGGCTGGAAGCCCGTGCTATACCGGCTGAGGCGCCTCCTCTGGAACGGTTGCGTCATCTGGCCCTGTGGACGATCGGCGCACTTTACGGGCAGATTATTCTGGGCGTACTGCTGCGTCATCCCGGTCAGGGGATTGCCATTAACTTTGCTGTAGTGCATATTGCTGGCGCCTTTGTGGTAACCGGACTGGTGCTGGCTGTATTCATCCACGTGCAGAAACACTTTGAGGACAACCTGTTGCTCAGCCGGGCAGCCTGGGCTATGCTCTGGATCGTAGCGCTACAGTTTGCGCTGGGCCTTTCGGCCTACCTGGTGCTGCTGTATGAGACACCGGTAGCGCTGCGCAGTGCGCTGCAGGTGACGCTGCGCACAGCCCACGTTGCCACTGGAGCACTACTCATGGGTAGTACCGTGGTGCTGGCCCTGTTGGCTCTTCGTCGCCGTGCTGCGGCAACGGCTTCGGTGGTCATCCCTGAGCTAACCACTACCCCACAAACCAACCTCTGA
- the cyoE gene encoding heme o synthase: MAETDQSRSLLATLPLSARRRLQLQAVWELTKPEITFQVTLSALAGYLLGTPGALNGWHLLGTLTGTGLTAAGVGVLNHYMERDYDAAMRRTARRPLPSGRISPTTARYLGMLLVFAGIGLLCPVANALTAALAIATVLLYLYVYTPLKRRTKYNTLIGTIPGALPALGGWTAATNNLEIGGWTLFAILAVWQMPHFLSLAWMYRKDYERAHYQMLPVVEPDGRSTARQTLGFTALLLPLGISPYLAGVAGPIYLVGAVILGLYFLRPAIAFFRTRHVQEARRVLIASVVYIPALTGLIVVDWLLR; this comes from the coding sequence ATGGCCGAGACCGATCAATCGCGCTCCCTGCTGGCTACATTACCGCTATCGGCCAGACGTCGTCTCCAGCTCCAAGCCGTCTGGGAGCTGACTAAGCCGGAGATTACCTTTCAGGTAACGCTCTCGGCACTGGCCGGCTATCTGCTGGGTACCCCGGGCGCGCTCAACGGATGGCACCTGCTGGGCACGCTGACCGGCACCGGGTTGACGGCGGCGGGCGTCGGGGTACTGAATCATTACATGGAGCGGGACTACGACGCCGCCATGCGGCGGACAGCCCGTCGTCCGCTGCCATCGGGGCGTATTTCTCCCACAACAGCCCGCTATCTGGGCATGCTGCTCGTCTTTGCCGGCATAGGGCTGCTCTGTCCGGTAGCCAACGCATTGACCGCCGCGCTGGCCATTGCTACCGTCCTGCTCTACCTGTACGTGTACACCCCGCTCAAACGCCGCACCAAGTACAATACCCTGATCGGTACCATTCCAGGTGCCCTGCCTGCGCTGGGCGGCTGGACAGCCGCCACAAACAACCTGGAAATTGGCGGCTGGACGCTCTTTGCTATCCTGGCCGTCTGGCAGATGCCTCATTTTCTGTCGCTGGCCTGGATGTACCGCAAAGATTATGAACGGGCTCACTACCAAATGCTCCCTGTCGTGGAGCCGGATGGCCGCTCAACCGCCCGGCAAACCCTCGGCTTTACCGCCCTACTACTGCCTCTGGGCATCAGCCCTTACCTGGCCGGCGTGGCCGGTCCGATCTACCTGGTCGGCGCCGTGATACTGGGACTGTACTTTCTGAGACCGGCGATCGCCTTCTTCCGGACGCGCCATGTACAGGAGGCCCGCCGCGTCCTCATCGCGTCGGTCGTCTATATTCCCGCTCTGACGGGCCTGATAGTGGTGGACTGGTTGTTGCGATGA
- a CDS encoding ABC transporter ATP-binding protein, translating into MKTSEAAIEVEALTFRYGSRTALRSLSLRIPSGCCFGLLGPNGSGKTTLMRLLATLLRPTAGRLRVCGHDTTEAASTVRRCLGVVFQQPALDGDLTVEENLRLHGAFYGLRGAALMHRIDELLTRFDLQNRRHELVRRLSGGQQRRVDLIRGLLHRPRILLLDEPTTGLDPLARYAFWQMLRQLRQTDRLTLVVATHLLEEAELCDKVALLDEGRLVAIGAPESLARALGDEVLWLETPEPEAIAELVRTHFGIEARVTGSSVRVAAPDVHTLLPHLYEALGDRLRSATIRRPTLEDVFLVHTGHHLHARETASPS; encoded by the coding sequence ATGAAGACGTCTGAAGCTGCTATCGAAGTTGAAGCGCTGACGTTCCGCTACGGCTCTCGTACTGCTCTCCGGTCGCTCTCGCTACGCATCCCCTCTGGTTGCTGCTTTGGCCTGCTGGGCCCCAACGGCAGCGGCAAAACCACCCTGATGCGTCTGCTGGCAACGTTACTTCGCCCTACTGCAGGACGCCTTCGGGTATGTGGCCATGATACGACCGAAGCGGCCAGCACGGTTCGCCGTTGCCTGGGCGTGGTCTTCCAGCAACCTGCTCTCGACGGCGACCTGACCGTCGAAGAAAATCTGCGCCTGCACGGCGCTTTCTATGGCCTGCGAGGCGCGGCGCTGATGCACCGCATCGACGAGCTGCTGACACGCTTCGATCTCCAAAATCGCCGACACGAATTGGTGCGTCGCCTCTCGGGCGGACAACAACGGCGCGTAGATCTGATACGTGGCCTGCTGCATCGCCCTCGGATACTGCTACTCGATGAACCCACGACAGGCCTGGATCCACTGGCCCGCTATGCTTTCTGGCAGATGTTACGCCAGCTACGCCAGACGGACCGGCTGACGCTGGTCGTGGCCACGCACTTGCTGGAAGAAGCTGAACTATGTGACAAAGTGGCTTTGCTCGATGAAGGGCGCCTGGTGGCGATCGGTGCACCTGAATCTCTGGCCCGGGCACTGGGCGACGAGGTGCTCTGGCTCGAAACCCCCGAGCCCGAAGCGATTGCCGAGCTTGTTCGGACGCACTTCGGTATCGAAGCCCGTGTGACCGGTTCTTCGGTGCGTGTGGCAGCGCCTGATGTCCATACGCTACTCCCTCACCTCTACGAAGCCCTGGGCGACCGTCTGCGCAGCGCTACCATACGCCGTCCGACCCTCGAAGATGTGTTCCTGGTACACACTGGCCACCATCTACACGCCCGGGAGACTGCTTCGCCTTCATGA
- a CDS encoding ABC transporter permease, whose translation MLQTIRMLWWRELVKFVRDRARLSGALVQPLVFWLLLGLGFHGSIRLAGPATPGSYLAYLLPGIVVLTILFTAIFSTMAIVEERKSGLLQAALVAPVPRMALVLGYGLGGTTLALLEAVLLLGLLPFVNGVRLTPSGLALTLGVSVLTGLAFAVLGFVVAWHATSTRGYHAVMNVALLPLWALSGAVFPIEGAAPVLQVLMRLNPVTYMVSALRQGLFGPDAAGSVSTPEACLFITGLFTVALLLLAVRTVRQPLPRL comes from the coding sequence ATGCTACAGACCATCCGTATGCTCTGGTGGCGCGAACTGGTCAAGTTCGTGCGTGACCGGGCCCGACTGTCTGGCGCACTGGTTCAACCGCTGGTCTTCTGGTTATTGCTGGGACTGGGCTTTCATGGATCGATCCGTCTGGCCGGACCCGCCACGCCTGGCTCTTATCTGGCCTATCTACTACCCGGTATCGTGGTGCTGACGATCCTGTTCACAGCTATCTTTTCCACCATGGCCATCGTCGAGGAACGCAAAAGCGGGTTGCTCCAGGCGGCACTGGTAGCACCCGTACCACGCATGGCGCTGGTCCTCGGCTATGGGCTGGGGGGCACCACGCTGGCGCTGCTGGAAGCCGTACTTCTACTGGGACTGCTTCCCTTTGTCAATGGCGTCCGTCTGACACCGTCCGGTCTGGCTCTGACCCTGGGCGTCAGTGTACTGACCGGATTAGCCTTTGCAGTGCTGGGTTTTGTAGTGGCCTGGCACGCTACTTCCACGCGCGGCTACCATGCCGTGATGAACGTAGCCCTGCTGCCCCTCTGGGCGCTTTCGGGTGCTGTCTTCCCCATCGAAGGCGCCGCGCCAGTTCTGCAGGTGCTTATGCGGCTCAATCCTGTTACGTACATGGTCAGCGCCCTGCGCCAGGGACTGTTCGGTCCAGATGCTGCCGGATCGGTCAGTACCCCCGAAGCCTGCCTGTTTATCACAGGGCTCTTTACCGTGGCGCTGTTGCTGCTGGCCGTGCGTACCGTACGCCAGCCGCTTCCACGCCTCTGA